Genomic DNA from Nitrospirota bacterium:
CAGGCCGTCGACGGATCCGGCACGACCAACATGTCGCTGTTATTGATGGCCTTCCAGCCGCGAATGGAGGAGCCGTCCAGTCCGGACCCGTCCTTGAAGAGGTCTTCCGTCAATTCATTCGTCGGAATACTGAAATGCTGCCAGGTCCCGATAAGATCGACGAACTTCAAGTCGACGATCTGGACTTTATGTTTCTTCACATACTCCAACACTTCCCGTACGTTCATCCCCTTCTCCTTTCAAATGACCCTGAATGAGACTGCGCCGCCTTTGCTAGGCCGCTTTCGCCTCGAGAAAATTCTCGATGGCCGTTTCGACTCCCGTTCGTAACCGCTCTAATTGCCCCTGGTCCTCCAGCTTCTTCCCCTGCTGATCGGCGACGTAGAACACGTCGGCCACCTGATCCAGGCGCGTCGAAATGCGCGCGGCATGGATGGATAACCCAAGCTGAAAAATGGTGTTCGTGATCACATACAACAGACCCTGGCGGTCATCGGCAAATACATCGATGATCGTATAGGCGTCCGACGTTTCATTGTCGACCCGCACCTCCGTCGCGTCAGGAGCTTTCGGCAGCGATCTCGTCAGCTTCAAACGCGCGCCCCGTCGCAGCACATCATCGACATGCTCCCACCCCTTGAGGACCGACGCGACCCGATCGCCCACCGTCCTGAGCCGCTCGACCGGAGGTGCGCCCTGATAGTCGGGGTCCATCACCTGAAACGTATCAACGACAATCCCGTCGGCTCTGGTGAGAATCTGCGCATCGAGAATCTGCACCCCGCTGCCTGCCATCACTCCGGCAATCTTCGAAAAGATCCCGGGCGTCACATCGTTATGGGCCACAACCGTATATTCGCAAATCCCCAGCTCCCCGTTGAACTCCGTCTCCACCAGCACGTCACCGACATGTAGCCGCCGCACGGCCGCCAAATGCGCCGCGATACGGGCCGTCGTCGTGCCGTAGATATACCGCTCGGGGAATTGACGCAGTTGCTGTTCGACCCAGGCCAAGGTCCCATCGGCCTGCCCTGCCATCAAGGGGTGTCGGCTTATCTCCTCCGCAATCTGGCGGACCCGTTCTGGCGCCACGACGCCGTTCCGTTCTCCGGAGACCTCGGACATCGTGCGCTGATAGAGCTCGATCAGGAGCGATTCTTTCCACTTGGTCAAGACCCCGGGACCGACGGCGGCGATATCCGCTGCCGTGAGTACCAAGAGCTTCTTCAGGACTTCGGGCGTCCCGACGTCACGGGCAAACGGCAGCACCACCTTCACGTCGTTCGGATCTCGCCGAAACGCCGTGTGAGCCATGAGTAAATGTTTCTGTACGAGGAATCCAAGGGTGCGCTTGTCCTGTTCGTCGAATCCGAGCCGAACGGCCGCCTCTTCAACTAATCGCTTCCCCGCTTCACTGTGATCTTCTTCCTGACCTTTGCCAAGATCATGGAACAACACCGCGAGGTGGAGCAGATCTTTTCGCTTAATACTGCGATAGACATCCCCCATCACCCCCTGATCCTGCGCAAGGTCTTCCGCCCGCGTCACGGCAAGCAGGCTGTGTTCGTCGACCGTGTACTTGTGATACTGATTGAACTGCATGAGGCCACGCACTCGTTTCATCGCGGGAACCAACTTTTCCAGCACAGAGGCGCGATGCATGGCCTCCAGCGTCTTGGCGGTGCCAGGCCCCGAAAGAATCGCGAGAAAGGTACGATTCACCTCCGGCGTCCGATAGGCCTCCGCCGAAACCGAATCGACATGGCGGTGGATGTCTTCGAGTAATGGCGGCACGATGGTCAGACGTTGCGATCGCGCGACATTGAACAGGCGGAGGAGCAACGCCGGGCTTTCCAATACCTTGGCGCGAGATTCATCCGCAACCGTCAACACCCCGCCCCGGACCACGAAGTATTCATCGACGCGGGGCGCCGGCAAGAACCGCGCGATTCGACGCCAAAACGGCACGCTCCGACAGCGCTCGACAAACCGCATACAGCGTTCGTGCAAGCCCGTCGTAAGCCGGTAATATTGCTGCATGAACTGTTCGACGGCCAACAAATGCGGCTGGTCCTTGAACCCGAAATGTTGAGCCAGCCAGATCTGCTCATCGAACGACAAAATCTCCTGAGCCGTGCCGGCATGGACATGGAGGAGGGCCCGGACCCGCCACAAGAAATCCCGTGCCTCTGTGAGGGCGATGAAATCGGTCCTGGAAAGAATGCCGCGATCGGACAATTCACGGATCGTCGGCGCCTGATAGCGCGCCATGCCGGCCCACTGCAACAGATGTAAATCGCGAAGACCGCCGGTGCTTTTCTTGACATTCGGCTCCAGCAAATACACGGTCTCGCCGAACTTCTGATACTCCCGCCGGCGCTCTTCCAGTTTCTGATCCAAGTAGGTATCCGGATTCTTGGCCACGACTTTCCGCATAAACCGGCTGTGAAACTGCTCAAATAACTCTGGGCTTCCCGCAAGAAACCGGGACTCCATCATCGAGGTCTTCACGGTCGCATCGGCCTCAGCCAGCTCGATACAGTCGGCAATCGTCCGCACGCTATGCCCAACCTGAAATCCAGAATCCCACAAGGGATGCAAGACGGCACGCACCAGTGTCTCGACCTGTGCCTTCGCCTCGGGGAGGAACAAAAACATGAGATCGACATCCGAATGGGGCGCCAGCTCACGGCGGCCGTATCCGCCCAAGGCGATGACGCAACATTGGCGAAGACCCGCGTTCGCCAGCACGTCACCGCCATGCCGAACCGCCTCGCGATACCGCCCGAGGATCAATCCATCGACGAGCTCGGTCATGGCGGCGAGAGTCTCCGCGCCCGAGGCACCGCCCATGACGCGCTCACCGATGATACGGCGCTGCTCGGCCAGAAAGAGGCCAAGCTGCGCCGCATCGCCATCCTGCACCATCAGGTCGCCCACGTCTTGTTTGGCACCCATCGTCACAGAGCCGTCTCTCCGGTTTCACCCGTCCTGATACGCACCGCGGCCACCAAGTCGCGCACGAAAATCTTGCCGTCTCCGATGCTGCCGGTCTTGGCCGCCCGGGTTATCGTCTCGATCACACGCGGCATCTGTGCGTCTGTAACGGCCACCTCGATTTTCACCTTCGGCACGAACTCGATCGTATATTCCTGACCACGGTAGGTTTCCTTGTGCCCCTTCTGGCGGCCGAATCCTTTGACTTCCGAGACCGTCATGCCCTGCACACCCATTTCGAGCAAGGCATCCTTCACTTCATCCAACTTGAACGGCTTGACGATGGCTTCAATCATTTTCATGTCGCTGCCTCCTTACCTGGCTGACCCGAGGACGCTGATCATTCATCGTCACGAGGATCGCCGGCATGATTGCATGGTCAATACTGTCATGGTCTGTTTATGAATAGGCCCGCTCGTTGTGCTGACTGAGGTCCAATCCCGTCGATTCGTCTTCCGGAGCGACCCGCAGCCCAACCGCTGCATCAACGACTTTCAAGATCAACCAGGTCCCGATCACGGAAAACAGCGCCACCGCTGCGACCATGATCGCCTGAATCCAGAGTTGCCCGGCATTCCCGAACAAGAGCCCATCTGCCCCGGCGGCATTGATGGCCTTGGAGGCGAAGACACCCGTCGCGAGGATGCCGAAGACACCGCCCACGCCGTGAATTCCCACGACATCGAGCGAGTCATCATAGCCCATCCTCCCCTTCCACACAACGGCGAAATAGCACAGAATCCCAGCAAAAACACCAATTATGATCGCGGAGAACGGTCCGATATACCCGGAGGCCGGAGTCACGGTGGCCAGACCGGCTACCGCGCCACTGGCCAGACCCAGGACGGTCGG
This window encodes:
- the glnD gene encoding [protein-PII] uridylyltransferase — its product is MGAKQDVGDLMVQDGDAAQLGLFLAEQRRIIGERVMGGASGAETLAAMTELVDGLILGRYREAVRHGGDVLANAGLRQCCVIALGGYGRRELAPHSDVDLMFLFLPEAKAQVETLVRAVLHPLWDSGFQVGHSVRTIADCIELAEADATVKTSMMESRFLAGSPELFEQFHSRFMRKVVAKNPDTYLDQKLEERRREYQKFGETVYLLEPNVKKSTGGLRDLHLLQWAGMARYQAPTIRELSDRGILSRTDFIALTEARDFLWRVRALLHVHAGTAQEILSFDEQIWLAQHFGFKDQPHLLAVEQFMQQYYRLTTGLHERCMRFVERCRSVPFWRRIARFLPAPRVDEYFVVRGGVLTVADESRAKVLESPALLLRLFNVARSQRLTIVPPLLEDIHRHVDSVSAEAYRTPEVNRTFLAILSGPGTAKTLEAMHRASVLEKLVPAMKRVRGLMQFNQYHKYTVDEHSLLAVTRAEDLAQDQGVMGDVYRSIKRKDLLHLAVLFHDLGKGQEEDHSEAGKRLVEEAAVRLGFDEQDKRTLGFLVQKHLLMAHTAFRRDPNDVKVVLPFARDVGTPEVLKKLLVLTAADIAAVGPGVLTKWKESLLIELYQRTMSEVSGERNGVVAPERVRQIAEEISRHPLMAGQADGTLAWVEQQLRQFPERYIYGTTTARIAAHLAAVRRLHVGDVLVETEFNGELGICEYTVVAHNDVTPGIFSKIAGVMAGSGVQILDAQILTRADGIVVDTFQVMDPDYQGAPPVERLRTVGDRVASVLKGWEHVDDVLRRGARLKLTRSLPKAPDATEVRVDNETSDAYTIIDVFADDRQGLLYVITNTIFQLGLSIHAARISTRLDQVADVFYVADQQGKKLEDQGQLERLRTGVETAIENFLEAKAA
- a CDS encoding P-II family nitrogen regulator encodes the protein MKMIEAIVKPFKLDEVKDALLEMGVQGMTVSEVKGFGRQKGHKETYRGQEYTIEFVPKVKIEVAVTDAQMPRVIETITRAAKTGSIGDGKIFVRDLVAAVRIRTGETGETAL